The Streptomyces achromogenes DNA segment GAGCGGCGGGGCTGTTGCTGAGGACGGCCGGGTCGGTCCGGGGTCGGGTGTACGGGGGTCGGGGCTCCAGTCGTCATGCGTCCAGTGTGCCCGGACCCGGCTCAGAGCGGCGTAAGGGGCCGATCAGCCTTCGCTGTGCGACTTGGCGGGCGCCTGCGGACGCTCGGGCTGGTCGGCTGTGCGCCCGGTGATCCTGCCGACCCGCTCCCCCACGCCCCAGGCCGTGACCCGCCACAGGGCCTCGACGAGGATGTCGCGGCTCATCTTGGAGTCGCCGTGCTCGCGCTCGACGAAGGTGATGGGGACCTCGACGACGTGGAAGCCGCCCTTGACCGCGCGGCGGGCCAGGTCGACCTGGAAGCAGTAGCCCTGGGAGGCGACCTCGTCCAGGCCCAGCCCTTCGAGGGTCTCGCGGCGGAAGGCCCGGTAGCCGCCGGTGATGTCCCGCAGCGGCAGGTCGAGGGCGAGGCGGGAGTAGAGGCTGCCGCCGCGCGAGATGACCTCGCGGGACCTGGGCCAGTTCACCACCCGGCCGCCCGGCACCCAGCGCGAGCCGAGGACCAGGTCGGCGCCCTTGAGCGCGGTGAGCAGCCGCGGCAGTTCCTCGGGCTGGTGGGATCCGTCGGCGTCCATCTCGATCAGTACGCCGTAGCCGTTGTCCAGGCCCCAGCGGAACCCCGCGAGGTAGGCGGCGCCGAGGCCCTCCTTGCCCTTGCGGTGCAGCACCCTGACCTGGTCGTCCGCGGCGGCCAGCTCGTCGGCGAGCCGCCCGGTGCCGTCGGGGCTGTTGTCGTCGGCGACGAGGACGTGGGCCTCGGGAACAGCCTCCCGCACCCGGCCGACGATGCTCTTGATGTTCTCCGCCTCGTTGTAGGTCGGGATGATCACCAAGGCCGTGCCGAGCGGACCGAACGTCCTCCCCCGGTCCTGTGCCGCGAGGGTCCCGTCGCCGTCGTTCACTGCTGCCCCTTCATGTCCGTACGCCGGAGACCACCTTAGTGGCCCCAGCCTGGGATGACGTGACAGGACGTTCGAACGGCGGTGTCGAATCCACGAAAGCGGGGTAGCTATGTGCTTTTGGGCCCGTATGTACGCACCGGCCCTGCCGGAGGTACGCCCCCTGCCCCCGCACGCGTGCGGGGGCGCTGCGGATGGGGGCCCGGCGCCCTTCGGGCCGGCCCGGGACCCGCTGGCTGCGGGTCGACCGAAAGCCGTTGTCTACTGAGCACCCGGGCCCCACCCGGGTCACACCTCCCCGACCGGCCGGAACGTTCCCTCGCTGCGGCGCGGGCGCTGAGCCTGGCTGCCAGTGGAGGTGCGCCGGTTCGGCACACCGTCCCTGACCCAGCGGCGCCGCGGCGAGTGCGCGGATGTTCCTCGGCGGGGCGTCCGGTGGTGGACTCCGCCGAACCTACCGGCCTTCCGCCGTCAGCTGTCAACAGCGGTTCGACCTGCGGGTCTTCTGTCAACGCGCAGGTCAGCCGGGACGAGACCCGGGGCGCACGACGACGGCGGACGGGTGATCTTTCCCGGGTCGCCCCGGGAGATCACTCGCTCGGCCGCACGAACACCGTCCGGCCGCCGACCACGGTGCGCAGACACACCGGGAGGTCGTTCCCGGGCGTCAGATCGGGCAGTCCCGGGGTCCCGGAACGGGGGTCGGTGGACCAGCGGGCGACCCGGTCGTCGGGGGCCTGGACCACGAGTTCGTCCGTGCGCCAGACCGCGTAGTCGGCGGGCGCGCCCGGGACCAGCACCCCCGCGTCGTCGCGGCCGACCGCGCGCCAGCCGCCGCGGGTGTGCGCGGTGAACGCGGCGCGCGCGGAGACGCGGTGTTCCGCGGTCCGGTGGAAGGCGGCGGCGCGCACGGTCCCCCACGGGTCGAGCGGGGTGACCGGGCTGTCGGAGCCGAAGGCGAGCGGAACGCCGGCCCGCAGCAGGGCGGCGAACGGGTTCAGGGTCCTCGCCCGGTCCTCGCCCAGCCGCTGCGCGTACATGCCCTGTTCGCCGCCCCACAGGGCGTCGAAGGCGGGCTGGACGGAGGCGGTGAGGCCCAGTTCGGCGAAGGCGGCGACGGTCTCGGGCGTGAGCATCTCCGCGTGCTCCACCCGGTGGCGGGCGGCGCGGATCCGGGCGAGGCCGACCTTCTCGGCGGCCGCGCGGACGCCCTCGACGACGGCCGTGACGGCGGCGTCGCCGATGGCGTGGAAGCCCGCCTGGAGCCCTGCTTCGGTGCAGGCCGCCACATGGGCGGCGACGTCGTCGGCGTCCAGGTAGGCGGCTCCGGTGTGCCCGGCGTCGGCGTACGGGGTGTGCAGACAGGCGGTGTGGGAGCCGAGGGCTCCGTCGACGAACAGGTCTCCCGCCGCCCCGAGGGCGCCGAGCTCGCGGGCCTTGTCGACGTCGCGCTCCGCCCAGTAGCCGACGACGCGCGGGCCGCACGCCTCGGCGGCGAGCCGCAGCAGGCCGGTGAAGTCGTCCTCGGAGGAGATCTCCGGGCCGGCGCACTCGTGGACGGAGCCGATGCCGAGCGAGGCGGCGTGGGCGAGGGCGGTCCGCTGGGCCTCGGTGCGCTGGGCGGGCGTCACGGCTGCGAACGCGGCGGCGCGGACCGTGTGGTGGGCGTCGCGGGTGAGCGGCTCGCCGTCGGCGAAGCCGGCCGCGTCCCGGGCCCGGGGGGCGAGTGCCAGCAGGGCGGTGGTGACCGCGGCGGAGTGGACGTCGATCCGGCTGAGGTAGAGCGGCCGGCCGCCGGCGGCCTCGTCCAGTTCCTCGCGCCGGGGCGGGCGGCCCTCCGGCCAGCGGGAGGCGTCCCAGCCATGGCCCAGCAGCACCTTGTCCCGCGGGCGGGACACCGCGAACTCGCGCACCAGGGCGAGCGCGGCCGTCAGGGAGGGAGCCGCGGACAGGTCGAGTCCGGTGAGCGCGAGGCCGGTGGACGTGGTGTGCACATGGGCGTCGGTGAACGCCGGGGTGACGAGGGCGCCGTCCAGGTCGACCACCTCGTCGACACCGCCGGCGAAGGCGTCGGCGGCCCCCTCGGAGCCGACCCAGGCGACCTGGCCGCGTTCGACGACCATCGCGGTCGCGAAGGGATCGGCGGGGCTGTGGACCTCTCCTCGGCGGAGCAGGACGGTCTTCGGCTCGGGGGCGTGCTCACTCATGGGAACAGTCTCGCGCCTCCCCGGGGGCGACCGCCCCCAGGGGCTCCTCAGATCCGCGGCGGCCGGGCCTCGTAGGGGGTGGACAGGACGACCGTGGTGCGCGTCGACACTCCCGCGAGCGCCCTGAGCCGCCCCAGCAGTTCCTCCAGTTCGTGCGGGGTGGCCACGCGCACCTTGAGGATGTAGTTCTCGTCGCCGGCCACGCTGTGGCAGGCCTCGATCTCCGGCACGTCCGCCAGTCGCTCGGCGATGTCGTCGGGGGCGCTGGGGTCGAACGGCTTCACCGAGATGAACGCGGTCAGGGGCAGCCCGACGGCCTCCGAGTCGACGACGGCCGCGTATCCGCGGATGACGCCGCGCTGTTCCAGCCTGCGCACCCGCTGGTGCACGGCAGATGTGGACAGGCCCGTGGCCTTGCCCAGATCGGTGTAGCTCATCCGCCCGTCCTTGACGAGCAGCTGCACGATTTGTCGGTCCAGCTCCTCCATGACGCAAGAACTTACAGGCAGCGCGATCTCCGCGTATACCTATGCAGCGCAGGTCATACCCCGTTTGTGATGTGTCCGGAGCGGTCCCGCGCGACGACCGGGCACCGCCCGGGGGCGCTCGCGCGTGGGGCACCTGCAAGCGGCATGTGACGAATGCCACAGCACTCGTGAACGCTTCGTGATGCCCCGGTGGTTACCGCCGGGACGGCATGGGAAGTGCTTGCTGTGGTCGAGGCCGCACTGCCGTCACGACCCAGCCCGAGGGGGAGAATCACATGCAGAGTCCCAAGCGCCCTGGTCGCACCGTGCCCAAGCGGCTCCAGTCCGTCGGCGAGCCCGAGCCGGAGGGCGTCGAACCCTTCGACGCCGACGGCTTCGACGATGACGCCGCCGAGCACGTCGACGCGTACGACACCTTCGAGATGTACCGGGTGATCTGCCCGGACTGCGCGCAGCCCATCGCGCTGCTCGCGGACGAGGAGAGCCTGCCGGAGCACGCGCTGTGCGCCTCTCCGTGGAACCCGTTCGGGCTCACGGTCTGCGCCGGCACGGGACGCACGGCGGCCGAGGCCCGTCCCGCGGACGAGTCCGCGGGACTCCAGGAGCAGGACACCGCACTCCTGCTGACGCTCCCTCAGGGACTCGACTGGCGTACGCAGCCCTTCTCGCACGTCGGCGGCCCGGGTTCCCGCCCGATGCGCGTGCCGGCGATACGCGTCCCGACGACGCGCCGCGCGGCCGCCTGAGCGGCGTCGCCGCACCCGTCGCCCCGGCTCGACTCCCGCAACAGGACTGCACCATGGCCGGCAGGCCGTGGTGCAGGATCGGCGCGCCTCACCGACCGGGCCGGCGCCCCCCTTCGAAGGACCTGGGGGCCGGCCTCCACACGGACGGCGGGACCGCCTCCGGGGGCACATCCCGAACTCACGCGCGCCCCTGCCCGCCGGTGACTCCGTCGCGCGGACCCGCGTTGCCCCGGTATGACCCCCACCTACTCGGCAGCTCCCGGGCGTCACCGCCAGCTCTTCGCCGCACCGGTACATCCGGAGCCCGTGCACGCAGAATCGGTTCCGCTGGCTCCGCCGCCCCCTCAGGACCCGCCCATCTACCGTGACCTGCTGCGGACCTGGGCCGACCGGGGCCGCACCCTGCCGGGGCGTCATGACCCGGAGTGGGTGCGGCTGGTCGCGCCGCAGGTGCGGCGGGGGCAGTTCAGCGGGCTCGCGAATCCGGTGGGCGACGGGCGATGACCCGCCGAACGGCGTCACGGCGATCGGGCAGCCCACTCGCGACT contains these protein-coding regions:
- a CDS encoding polyprenol monophosphomannose synthase, whose amino-acid sequence is MNDGDGTLAAQDRGRTFGPLGTALVIIPTYNEAENIKSIVGRVREAVPEAHVLVADDNSPDGTGRLADELAAADDQVRVLHRKGKEGLGAAYLAGFRWGLDNGYGVLIEMDADGSHQPEELPRLLTALKGADLVLGSRWVPGGRVVNWPRSREVISRGGSLYSRLALDLPLRDITGGYRAFRRETLEGLGLDEVASQGYCFQVDLARRAVKGGFHVVEVPITFVEREHGDSKMSRDILVEALWRVTAWGVGERVGRITGRTADQPERPQAPAKSHSEG
- a CDS encoding Lrp/AsnC family transcriptional regulator, with translation MEELDRQIVQLLVKDGRMSYTDLGKATGLSTSAVHQRVRRLEQRGVIRGYAAVVDSEAVGLPLTAFISVKPFDPSAPDDIAERLADVPEIEACHSVAGDENYILKVRVATPHELEELLGRLRALAGVSTRTTVVLSTPYEARPPRI
- a CDS encoding amidohydrolase, whose protein sequence is MSEHAPEPKTVLLRRGEVHSPADPFATAMVVERGQVAWVGSEGAADAFAGGVDEVVDLDGALVTPAFTDAHVHTTSTGLALTGLDLSAAPSLTAALALVREFAVSRPRDKVLLGHGWDASRWPEGRPPRREELDEAAGGRPLYLSRIDVHSAAVTTALLALAPRARDAAGFADGEPLTRDAHHTVRAAAFAAVTPAQRTEAQRTALAHAASLGIGSVHECAGPEISSEDDFTGLLRLAAEACGPRVVGYWAERDVDKARELGALGAAGDLFVDGALGSHTACLHTPYADAGHTGAAYLDADDVAAHVAACTEAGLQAGFHAIGDAAVTAVVEGVRAAAEKVGLARIRAARHRVEHAEMLTPETVAAFAELGLTASVQPAFDALWGGEQGMYAQRLGEDRARTLNPFAALLRAGVPLAFGSDSPVTPLDPWGTVRAAAFHRTAEHRVSARAAFTAHTRGGWRAVGRDDAGVLVPGAPADYAVWRTDELVVQAPDDRVARWSTDPRSGTPGLPDLTPGNDLPVCLRTVVGGRTVFVRPSE